The sequence CGGTTCTTCCTGGTGGACTCGCGTTCGTATTGCAGCAATTGGATGGTGTCTCCTTAAGAACAGTACTAGAGTGGATGGCAAGCtttgatcattaaaaaaaaaacactggggAAAATAAAGCATTTGTATAATGACCAGTTAACGAGCATGGAATCACATTCCTCCTGAACTGGCGGTGAAAAGTTTCAAATAAATGTGGCATCTCCAGCAATCTAGACAGAACAGAAGACAACTTCACATAGGAAACAGATGGCGATGACAACATTGTAAATGATGAAGAATGCAAAAGTGATACAAGCTTGTAACTGTCAGTTAACCACaattttactgtaatattattgcagttaaatttttggcttttttcttctgtaatgttgttattaatttggtttatAATATTCATAACATAGCGTAGCCTAGATGTTAATGGCACTGACATGAAGTAAACAAAACTGCTGCGGTTGGCAGCCATTTTTATATCCAAAAGTCATTTCTACTTGTGTACCACATACTTccattaagtaaaatatttactgCCAGTAATCTTGAAATATTTATACACCCGCCCCTTAAAGTAATGAAGTTTGAGTTGTGCAGTTTTGCAGTAATGATGCCAATAAATAAGGCATGATTCGAAGTAGTGCTTTTATATTGTACGTAAATTTTTAATTACCTGCGTGCAAAACGGCAACaacacttgtgtagcattaaatataatgcaacaaattaaatatttggcTCTTTCCTTAATAGCTAATCGCTTCCTACATTGCATATTTATATCAAGGCAACAGCCAGTGTGTTCAGCTAACAGCAGCTCTGGTGAGTAAAGCTAGAtactttcagggctagtttacctagTGGCAAATCAACGCATGCACTGTAAACAACAGTGCCTGGAATTACATTAACAGGCTAAGTAATCGTTATgataaaaaatttagattttttaaatcttataataattgaaatatatcttctatattaataacattattttgtaactctGAAATGTTAAGAACCTCCTGGAAATGTTATGCCCAACCCtttttatgtaaacaatgtaGTCTGTGAACTTActgaatttaatttttggttgttAGATCCAAAGATATTACTCAACAtttcttcaaatgtatttagactCTCATTAGTACAGTATTTGATTTTAACAGGAGTAGTATCTTGATTAAAATATTTGTCAGCAAGCACACTTAcctgattgtaaaaaaaattattttgattaacatactcgcttatggaaaaaaattaaacatatttcatTAGCATTATTTTCCTGGAATGAATAAGAGTGTTACTAAGAGGGGTGGGTGTATATATAGTCTTTTAATTACTGCAAATATTCACACACAAAACACTTGATATGCTCAAACCATGTAACAGATCTAAGagtatcaaaaaatatatatttttaaagtgaacattaaacataatttataaccatgtttttagttgttttttttaaatacagggTTCTACAGTTTGACACATTCTATAATCGGCACCAATGGTGGAGTCCAGCTGTTGAACTGGCCACATCACATTACTGCGCAGTTTGCATTGATAGTTCGGTCAAGGCTTATAGATACTGTccgttttcatttcagtacagcaTTTCCTATTTTCTTGCAAGTGCATTTCATATTTTCCGGGTACATTTCCAAAgcaattttttgaaaaacaaaagctaatctgaattttaaacttttataggacaacttacaactttttaaaaatatctttgcaCTGGATAATAATTTTCGTTGTATTCCCGTTAATTATGACGATGTTCCACAATAATGCACAATTGTTAACCCATCATGACTGTGGTCCTAAACATCCGGATCAAAGAGCTTTCTCTGTATTAAGTTTATAATAATACAGTTtatacagtataaaaaaaattggttacacatacttttattaaaaatttggtgTGGAGCATATTCTAAATATTACTTGGATAATAATGTTGGTAAACTCTATGACAGAAGTATATTTATTGcctgtgtaaataaaaaaaaaaaaaaggaaattcatACAGAAGACCATTATATAGGACCGTATTCAAAAGgagtgtgaatgtgtgtgtgtgtgtgtcagtgtatGTGTTGGTATTCAGACACAAAAATAAACAGTTGAGCAATAAATGATGTGTCTGTAGGTCATACTTAAGTCTCAGATGTCTTATCTGAAACTTCACCACAATACAGGATGCGAAATTATGGAATGTTTCTTAAGGAGATTCACGAACCCAAAGCGTTTGTTGCAAAAGTGGCATCGGTATGGTTTCCGACTGCTGTGAACCTGTTTATGCACCATAACCCCAAAACTATCACTCAACACTTTCCCACAAATATGGCACTCCCAGTTCTGCAGACTCTTGCATTCTGCTCTGTGCCTGCAGTAGCGGTGGACGTGGAAGAAGACTTCCCCGCATCCATCACACGTGAACACAGTGTAAGAATCTTGTGCCGACGCTACACTGTGAGGCTTGTCATCTTCGTCTTCGGCATTCCCTTCCCTCATGTGCGTGCGCTCATGGGCGCTCAGTTCGTACTTGTCCTTGAAACACTGCATGCAGTGGTGGCACCTGTGCTTGCGCGTCATGTGGATGCTGAGGGCAGATTGGCGGGCAAACGCACATCCGCAGAACTCGCACTCCCACCAATCCTTGCATGGTGACGAAAGAACGTCAGACTTCCGGTCGGTGTTTGCAGACTGCTTTGCACAGCAGGTGCACTTGTTGGGGCAGTTCTTGTGTCTCAATCTTTTATGTGCCTTTAGCATCTCCCTAGAAAATTAATCACACAGATATGTTAGTTCCTCATGTGCAGGTGGCACTCACTGCCAGAATAAATGTAATACAGACTAGCCCACAAAGGGGAGAGACAGCAGTCATTTTAAGCTTATGACTATTTTGAACAACATTAGCAATGTTTAacaaatttatcaaaaatttaaagtaaacaaataacCCAATTACTTGTAATGATTACAACATACTAATTTAAAGTTGTATTTACTGctggtaatttaataaaagggTGACATTATTTCTAAAAACCACCCCAACCCCCTTTCCCACCCTTTAAGGCAGAAATTTGATATTTCTTGGTAACGGCGACCCACCCATGGATATACCGAAAAGCTGGCGGCCTGCCACACTCACCAGTCACTGAACTTCTCTCCACACCAATGACAGGCTCTTGCGTGCTTCATCTTGTGGGTGTACACCGAGCTGCCCTTGCGCACCAGCTCGCCGCACACCGGGCACAGGAACGTGGCGTTGCGGTGCGTCCAGGCGTGCCAGTACAGCCCGCTGCGGTTGCCGTACACCTTCCCGCACTCCTTGCACGTGTACTTGATGTCTCGGTGGATGTCCTGGTGGTGGTGCAGCGCGGAGCCGTCGCGGAACGCCTTGCCACACGTGGGGCACACGTACTGTCGCTCCAGCTGCACCCCGCGCCTCGTGCCGGGGAACAAGCGGTCACCCTCCCGGCGCTGGGGACACGCCTTCCCACCGACCACCTGGGCGTCGCTCGTCTCGTGGGAGTAGACCTCCCCTGACGTCGGCTCTGCCCTCTTCGCAGATGCTTGCTTCACGGGCGCCCGCCCTGTAACTGTAGTGCTCGACTCAGCCTGCAGCGAGCCGTTTGGGATCACAGGGGTCGATCCCACAGAGGCACTTGAGGGTACCAACACAGGCCTGGTGACTGCAGTTTCTGACAGCGCAGGTACTGGCTGTCTAATGGTATCACTTTCTGGGAAAACTTCCTCAGCCTGGAAAAAATAatgatattataataattttaaaaatttaatgttattaaattaacaagaatattttaattttaaaatctattgttttaattaactttagtTTAAAATACAGCATAAAGTATGCAAGATGTAGGGTGATTGTACCAATTAATGAACATTTAAGGCAAATCCTGATATCAAAATGCTTTAttagtatgaaattatttttctgaatTTTATGGTAGgtttttttagattatttaacATCTGCACTgaagtaaaaaatattatgaactacTTCAACAATGAACATAATATAAGAATAACTAATTTATACAAATAGTGCAAAAACACCAGTGACTGAACACTTCATTCCAAATACTGAACACACACTTCCCAATGAATGAACAAGTGTTGAGCAATGCTAGATAGGCCACTAATAGGCCTATGAAGTAAAGAAATAACGAAGTCAAATCATTAGCAGACCTTAGGCCTACATGCTTAAAAAGTTAAGTAGGCTACATGAAATACAAAGTTACGGAGTTTAGATACATATTTTGATGCTGCAAGGTAACATTGATTTGTATTCTAcgtgcatcaattttctttgatttCAATATCatctctaaaaatatattttatcctgTCTCCTGCACCTTCAATAAGTGGTTATTGCAACAATATCGCTAAAACTTATGAGTGAAACATCACTATCAACAACACAAAATGTTCTATTGTTTTCTGTTGACTTCAATCCTACAACTTTAATTTCTTCCCCTTCCACCTCCTGTGTCACACATACATACTTGTAGTACTGTCCTACATTCTTCTTTGCTCCTGTCTTAAAATTAACCAAAATATATGTGCCAGGGATAACATCTTTTCTCTCCGAGTCTTTATGAAATTCTGCTTGTGTCTCAGAAGCCTACTTGTAACAGTAGTTGTTTAACCAACTTTGTCTTAAGTCTTTCTTCGTTTAATAGCCGGTCTATTATCCACTGTTGCGTGTAGTGTTttctttcgatttttttttcttgctgcaTTTTCTGTTTTGCCTTCTTTTTGTCTTCCTTCTTAACCTGCAATTCATGTCATTTGTTTGAAGATAttgcatatatttgtttttctttctgtACTCTTTTTATTGCTTTTTTCTCATTAACTGGTGGCCAGTGCAAGTGCTGCTCCCACAAATCTATTTCTTGGTCACTTGTTTTCTCAATCTCCTTTTCAGTTGCATATCTTCATTACTGTGCTGGTATCCAATTTATTTTGGATCTTTACAATTAGTTTGCAACTTATTTTCAACTTCTTCAAGTATCATGCTCATGACGTCTTCCACAATGTCTCTTACACAGTTTTCTTCAGTACTTTTACTTTTGTTTGTGTATCCTTCATCATTCCAGCATTCCagtttcttcttcttcctctacTTCAAGAACATTCAAATTTTTTCTGGTTCCACTTGGGATGTTCATATTAATTTCTTCTCTGAAACCATCATTACATGACAGTACAGTTGCTTCTTCCTCTACCTCAGCAATGTACAAATTTTCTCTGGTTCCATATGTGATGTTTGTGTCATCCATACCATGAAAAACAATACATTCGATTTCAATTGGAAGAGAACCAATATCTAACAAGTCAGTCTCGGTTGTTAAAGTAATGTCGTCAATACCAGGAATGTCAGTGGCATTCAACAATTCACATTCGTCTTGATTGTTGGCATTCTGAGTAGCTTGTCTGTCATGGCCAACTTGACTTTTCTCATTGACTTGCTCTCTGCAGGCTTTCCAGACTTTGAATAGACTACTATTTGAAACTGGCAAAGAAGCATTTTCTTCTGTCTGCAAAAGTTGTTGTGTTTTGTTTGGTCCGATCAAGTATTCAATAACTTTCACAGCTATTTTGAAGTCATTCTTTGTTGGTACGGTCTGCTCTTCTTGGAATCTTTCTTTGTTCAGCTCCTGTCACCTGTGAGAGATACATTTTGTGTAGTCAACATTTTCAGGATTACAGGGGAACAAACCACAAGTTCTGAAACCACTAATTATTACATCTGGTTTAATTGCAGCATCGAAAGCTTCTTTAAATATATGAGCAAAATTTGCTTTTGTGATATTTCCGCAGGACTGTTTGTGAGAGTGATACACTTTTCTCCACATTACTTTTAAAGCCCGGAACACTGTCACATCACATGGTTGCAGTATGTGAGTTGCATTGGGAGGCAGGCAGTAGAGGATAATTTTCTTTTCAGCACATAATTCCGACACTTCCAAACTCAAATGAGATTATTGACCATCTAAGAACAATATCACTGGAAACACTACTCCATTACGTGATAACCATGGCCAGAAAATGTTTGCTATGTACTCATAAAATGTACTCGAAACCATCCACCCAGAGTCTGATCTCCCAAAACCCCACTCTTCAGGAATAGTATGAGCAATATTTTTTGGCAGCCGCTTGTATGGGTAAATTATCATGGGTGGAATAATACTCCCATTTGCAGAAAAGCTGCACAACACTGTAATGGATTCTTTCTCTTGCCCACCTGCTATTTCATAGAAATTCtttaagtctgtaggtcctaAAAATTTACCAGTCTTAGGGCAGAGCTGCATTCCAGTTTCATCACAGTTTATGATTCTTGCACCGTCTTGTAAAACATCCTCACACCCCTCCTCTTGCAAATGAGTCCTGAGATCATAAAACCAGTTGCTAATTTGTTCTTGTGTCACAGAAGCACGACCCTTGGAAATTATTTCAGAATTTCTTTTCCCAATAGTAGGGTGTCTTTTAATGAACAAATCCAACCACTTCCTTCCCGGCCTATTGTCTTTGAACAGAGTCTTCCGTCCACCACTATTTAAAACTGTCTTTACAGCATCTTGAACTACATCCGGGTGCATTGGAAATCCCAATTTTGTCTTGCTTAGTATCCACATTTCTAACttctgtttttcttttgttgTCAGTACAGTATCTGGTCCCATTTTTCGTTGAATAGGAACTTTGCCCGTAATTTTGTTATGAAGTGTTCCCTTAGGAACACCATATTTTTTAGCAGCACTGTTCAAACTAAGGTTTCCTGCCTTAATATCTTCTAAAGCTGAAGTGAGGTCTTCTTCGCTATACTTAAAACGTTCATATTTCTTTCCCTGGCTCACTGTCATTTCCGAATTATCATCCATCTGGAAAGAAATGAGCAATCTCTtactttatatataaattttggcaATCTTAAGTACAATAACAACATAAAAACACATTCTGAAGTGGTCTTGGTTAAAAAAATGATAAGTGTTCATTTACGAAAGCAGCTTTTCGATTGAATGAACACCACCTAGTTTTGCTGTTCAAGTTTGAGGTTAGACCTAATGTCTACTTAGACTTGTAGGCACAGCCATACAGGAAGCaaagcaaggaaaaaaaatactttcactgCTACCCAGTAAATGAACATTTTTTCATTGACTAGATTTTCAATGTTTTGGCAACCAGTAACTGAACTCcttgaaataaacaaaactaaggAGCAAAATACGTCAGTTTAGTACGGAATTTGCTATTTAAAGGCTGCTTTAATCTACAGACATTAATCAAGTTACTTTATTTGACTGTTAGAATAAAAATTGCTAAGcctaaaattatgaaataatcctcaccttaaggggcccgcctacctggtcacacagacggtgcgcagagcttcaggaaaaacaacgcgatttcaaaactactcaagatatccgagtggggtatgtttacgaaaagcatttaagagtttgctgaggcccgaaaagtacttttaattttggatcatgtttttaaactgtatttctagaagagttaaaatggctaaaacgcatgttttcagagtaatttttaggcgtaaaacaaccagtacagattattaaaagcacttaaggaacttgcattacacctttatcttcatttatcggccatataatgttccggtcaccgctaaaatttcacagttatcctgtgacgacgagaagactgcgcgtcacttcagagccttgcgcttagaggcgataccgcgctagaaataccgttgagtgtcgcacttatcatcccgcctcactaacacacacacacccctgacgaggcgggccccttaacagctGAGGCATTCAGGTGGCCTTATCCACATCATCACTATTACCATTTGAGCTGTAAAGAAAATGGTGGCACTGTGTCACTTGAAATGACTGCACTGCCACCTATACGTTtacaagaaaactacaaaaaattgaTGGAACTATACAATCCAAAGAtatcttattttttaaagataatccCAGAGGTTCATTCAATGGTACGTGTTCAGTAATTGGTACAATCACCCTAAATCTGTTTTAAAGCAAACCAATAATATTGATTTACTGTTAACTTATTGTAGTCTTACACTAAACTACTTCTGTCATGATATGcactgatttgaaaaaaaaaatgtatgtgttttaataataaaaataataatactggtTATGTACAAGCATAACACCTAGCTGATCAAAAAACATACATTTCTTAAAACAACCTTTACTTAGTGGTGTAATTGTTTAAAATGCTTGATTAATTTTGTACATCATTCCATACATTTGCCATTAATAAACCAAACCAACACGTACTGTGAGTCATACCTGTTCGCTTGGCAGACCAAACATACACTTTAAAGTTGTGTCCGCATTCAGGCAAGTATTGACAATATTGTGGCACACATTCAACTTCCCGAGACAATCTTCACAAATGTTGACTGGTAATGCATCTTGCACAGTGACCTGTAACAGCAGAGCGAACTGGAATTACACTGAAACCAAACACAGTATGAAGACTATGAAGAGttcaaattataaatattgtatgGAGCATGAGGAAGACCTCAGTGGTGCAGAGAACTTACCAACAGGTTCAAAACTGAAGACAAAGCTATTAAAGTGACTGAGTTTATAACATGCACTCACCATGATGGGGAGATGAGTGTGAATCTTGGTCACCAACCCTTTCTCCTTGGCACGATCTCCGAAAATAGGCACCAAACGGTCACAAATATTGGCACAAATTCTACACACATTTGGTGGGAAAATctcttgttttattatttgtgacTTCTCCAAGTTCTTCGTATCCATCTTGTAACAAAGTTCACTGCTGTTAAGACACTCACGCTTTTTCTGGTTCTCCAGTTCATATCTCAATTTAAAATCCTTTTCGTGCTGGTTTTTGAGACGTTCAACTTTCTACAGCAGGgacagaaacaaaattaaaacgaCTTGCCTCACTATACATTTGATTAAGAACATACTATCAATACCAGGTACCTATGCAaagtttcaaactttttttaatttgtgataaGTGAGTGTATACTTGTAAGGTCATTGATTTGGGGTGAAATACCTTAAGATGGTTCATGCCAGTGCAAACTGCATTAAGAACTTTTGAATTCAATGAAAATATGCACCTTATTtgggggtggaggggaggggggttactTAACCCTGTCACACACTTCATTCAAATAATTCTCGGACATATGTAGGACGTCTGGAATGCTAGCCAAGTTGAGACaggtaaaaaaatcaaataaattaaatcctTGTTTGGACCGGTAGACTACACAATTGAGGCAAGTGAAGCTTAACTATAATCAGCCTATTCTGGATTCACATTGAAAACTTGATAACCAAAATTCCAGATATTTAGACTgggaaagaagaagaagaagaaaaacaacaTCATTTAAATGCCTTGGACTATGGCAGATTACTTCCCCTGTTTCCCTGAATAGAGTCACGTGTGTTACTGCCTCTATAATGACCTTACTGTCAACAAAACTCGAATTcaatcaaagtaaaaaaaatcaagtccTCCTCACTGTTCCATCCCTCATCACATCTAACGAGCACAGCATGCACATGtaacggtaaatatgtagtgtacggattagcgccaaaaaaaatcgtacaaatataaaataactttcattgtatgctcttttacgtcctcttttcataaccgcctgcggaggtaagaaattccaaatactttaggagatatcgaattttttaattttcatatttgggcaatatttgttaaaaaaaaaattaaaattccaaaaatacctttattctgtgctctttaacttcctcttttcattaaacccggcggagatcagaaattccaaatactttaggagatatggaattttttaattttcatgatgtgcactgatgcggcgttcagcgggaagcctacgattcactcatccttctggacatacccgaatactcacgttggcaagccttcttttcttaaaattagcaagaagtaattaaaaatactttaaaacattgtggatggttggttatattaggtcgcttagcaaataactttttaatatgtagctatccagcgctaggaaaccgtttacatgatttcacagtatttttaatgtagctatcctaaccaaatcaaccatccacaatgttttaaagtatttataatgtagctaacataacctaattgaccattagttttcatgagttgtatatttatttacaataaacaaaaaaaaaaaaaaacagaagatgcacgatcgggcgtttgcctctcgtctgttgaaaggcttgccaacgtgagtattcgggtatgtccagaaagatgagtgaatcgtaggattcccgcgttcaccattgttgcttgcttacaagtatgattttttttttttcgcgacgtagttgaacgactacatcacgtaaaaagaaaattacgtgagttcctactgttcatcctttttcccggtttgttaggtcaggtcagctacattatagatactttaaaactaaacaaccattaaaattaatttttattatttttaatgtccgttcagtttcaaagtatttatactgtagctgaactgacctaatctacctttgtcccattttgttaggtcaggtcagttacattataaatacttaaaactatacaagtaaaattaatttatattatttttaatttccgtttattatgaagtatttataatgtaaataaccttacctaatggaaaatttctgttatttaggcattcacgcacacacggcaaaatataaaatggcgtctgttgaatgattacatagggcttgtattgcaaaataagaacggcgatatctccaaaagtaattggaattttttatctccgcaggcggttatgaaaagaggacgtaaaagagcgtataatgaaagttattttatatttgtacgattttttttggcgctaatccgtacactacatatttacccatgtAACTAAAACACCGTGCCTGCCACGCCTACCTTCTTCAAATGGTCCGGGAAGGTTGGGAACACAGACGGCACGGCGTACTCCCGCAGTCTGACCACCGAGAGAGAGGTCCTGTCAAAGCAGTCCTCGGTGAAGTGGTCTGAGCAGAGCATGCTGTTCTTGGTTGGAGTCCAGTTCTTCCTGTGGACCGCCTCAATCCACGCAGCCCGTCTCGCTGCATCCTTCGGAAACCTGTGTCAGATACACCACACAGTTTTGGTTCTTCTTACTCTCAATTGCTAATTGTTAAGATTGCCAATAGAGGAAGGGTAATCGCACAAGGAAGTGTGGATATCGGGCGGAGGGAGGTTATTTACCTCTAAATACATCTGCTACCACTGTATAAAATTATATCCAGTGGACTTCTAGTGGTTTCAATATTACAGATGTAATCTTAGACATGCTATTTTACCATTGAAATACAGCTTGTACAGTAATTTTCAGTTTATCCATGCTGGGTTTCCTCCGCAGCCTCCAACGTACCCACATCCCGACTTCAGCTACACCTTGGCAGTAACACCTAACTGTGGTAAACCTCAGCCAACAATTATGCAAACCCATTGCTTGGCCAACGTAGAGATCAATACTTTTATGATATATCAGAACGTTTTTTAAATTAACTACTGCATCCCAGAGAGAAaacatggtaaatatgtattgtacggattagcgccaaaaaaaatcgtacaaatatgaaataactttcattatatgctatcttacgtcctcttttcggaaccgcctgcggagataaaaaaaattccaattacttttggagatatcgaattttttaatattcattttttggcaatttttaaaaaaaaaaaattttaaaatccgaaaatacctttattctgtgctctttaacttcctcttttcattaaacccggcggagatcagaaattccaaatactttaggagatatggaattttttaattttcatgatgtgcactgatgcagcattcagcgggaagcctacgattcacacatccttctggacatacccgaatactcacgttggcaagccttcttttcttaaaattagcaagaagtaattaaaaatactttaaaacactgtggatggttggttatatta comes from Bacillus rossius redtenbacheri isolate Brsri chromosome 4 unlocalized genomic scaffold, Brsri_v3 Brsri_v3_scf4_2, whole genome shotgun sequence and encodes:
- the LOC134542205 gene encoding zinc finger protein 616-like isoform X3, giving the protein MVTSCCAINCTERHVKGGKVTFHKFPKNEEIREIWLEKLRRKNFMPRDSARVCSKHFTEDCFDTQKLGGHWLKPNAVPTLFDFRKCVGHKVSEKHPPKRRKIDKTMYTVICHKSEQPLEVRNGTNSLETPISHLYERQTTCSHISGKAVTSEKTAESSSKTRFPKDAARRAAWIEAVHRKNWTPTKNSMLCSDHFTEDCFDRTSLSVVRLREYAVPSVFPTFPDHLKKAEEVFPESDTIRQPVPALSETAVTRPVLVPSSASVGSTPVIPNGSLQAESSTTVTGRAPVKQASAKRAEPTSGEVYSHETSDAQVVGGKACPQRREGDRLFPGTRRGVQLERQYVCPTCGKAFRDGSALHHHQDIHRDIKYTCKECGKVYGNRSGLYWHAWTHRNATFLCPVCGELVRKGSSVYTHKMKHARACHWCGEKFSDWEMLKAHKRLRHKNCPNKCTCCAKQSANTDRKSDVLSSPCKDWWECEFCGCAFARQSALSIHMTRKHRCHHCMQCFKDKYELSAHERTHMREGNAEDEDDKPHSVASAQDSYTVFTCDGCGEVFFHVHRYCRHRAECKSLQNWECHICGKVLSDSFGVMVHKQVHSSRKPYRCHFCNKRFGFVNLLKKHSIISHPVLW
- the LOC134542205 gene encoding zinc finger protein 616-like isoform X5, encoding MVTSCCAINCTERHVKGGKVTFHKFPKDAARRAAWIEAVHRKNWTPTKNSMLCSDHFTEDCFDRTSLSVVRLREYAVPSVFPTFPDHLKKAEEVFPESDTIRQPVPALSETAVTRPVLVPSSASVGSTPVIPNGSLQAESSTTVTGRAPVKQASAKRAEPTSGEVYSHETSDAQVVGGKACPQRREGDRLFPGTRRGVQLERQYVCPTCGKAFRDGSALHHHQDIHRDIKYTCKECGKVYGNRSGLYWHAWTHRNATFLCPVCGELVRKGSSVYTHKMKHARACHWCGEKFSDWEMLKAHKRLRHKNCPNKCTCCAKQSANTDRKSDVLSSPCKDWWECEFCGCAFARQSALSIHMTRKHRCHHCMQCFKDKYELSAHERTHMREGNAEDEDDKPHSVASAQDSYTVFTCDGCGEVFFHVHRYCRHRAECKSLQNWECHICGKVLSDSFGVMVHKQVHSSRKPYRCHFCNKRFGFVNLLKKHSIISHPVLW
- the LOC134542205 gene encoding zinc finger protein 358-like isoform X2 is translated as MVTSCCAINCTERHVKGGKVTFHKFPKDAARRAAWIEAVHRKNWTPTKNSMLCSDHFTEDCFDRTSLSVVRLREYAVPSVFPTFPDHLKKKVERLKNQHEKDFKLRYELENQKKRECLNSSELCYKMDTKNLEKSQIIKQEIFPPNVCRICANICDRLVPIFGDRAKEKGLVTKIHTHLPIMVTVQDALPVNICEDCLGKLNVCHNIVNTCLNADTTLKCMFGLPSEQAEEVFPESDTIRQPVPALSETAVTRPVLVPSSASVGSTPVIPNGSLQAESSTTVTGRAPVKQASAKRAEPTSGEVYSHETSDAQVVGGKACPQRREGDRLFPGTRRGVQLERQYVCPTCGKAFRDGSALHHHQDIHRDIKYTCKECGKVYGNRSGLYWHAWTHRNATFLCPVCGELVRKGSSVYTHKMKHARACHWCGEKFSDWEMLKAHKRLRHKNCPNKCTCCAKQSANTDRKSDVLSSPCKDWWECEFCGCAFARQSALSIHMTRKHRCHHCMQCFKDKYELSAHERTHMREGNAEDEDDKPHSVASAQDSYTVFTCDGCGEVFFHVHRYCRHRAECKSLQNWECHICGKVLSDSFGVMVHKQVHSSRKPYRCHFCNKRFGFVNLLKKHSIISHPVLW
- the LOC134542205 gene encoding uncharacterized protein LOC134542205 isoform X1, coding for MVTSCCAINCTERHVKGGKVTFHKFPKNEEIREIWLEKLRRKNFMPRDSARVCSKHFTEDCFDTQKLGGHWLKPNAVPTLFDFRKCVGHKVSEKHPPKRRKIDKTMYTVICHKSEQPLEVRNGTNSLETPISHLYERQTTCSHISGKAVTSEKTAESSSKTRFPKDAARRAAWIEAVHRKNWTPTKNSMLCSDHFTEDCFDRTSLSVVRLREYAVPSVFPTFPDHLKKKVERLKNQHEKDFKLRYELENQKKRECLNSSELCYKMDTKNLEKSQIIKQEIFPPNVCRICANICDRLVPIFGDRAKEKGLVTKIHTHLPIMVTVQDALPVNICEDCLGKLNVCHNIVNTCLNADTTLKCMFGLPSEQAEEVFPESDTIRQPVPALSETAVTRPVLVPSSASVGSTPVIPNGSLQAESSTTVTGRAPVKQASAKRAEPTSGEVYSHETSDAQVVGGKACPQRREGDRLFPGTRRGVQLERQYVCPTCGKAFRDGSALHHHQDIHRDIKYTCKECGKVYGNRSGLYWHAWTHRNATFLCPVCGELVRKGSSVYTHKMKHARACHWCGEKFSDWEMLKAHKRLRHKNCPNKCTCCAKQSANTDRKSDVLSSPCKDWWECEFCGCAFARQSALSIHMTRKHRCHHCMQCFKDKYELSAHERTHMREGNAEDEDDKPHSVASAQDSYTVFTCDGCGEVFFHVHRYCRHRAECKSLQNWECHICGKVLSDSFGVMVHKQVHSSRKPYRCHFCNKRFGFVNLLKKHSIISHPVLW
- the LOC134542205 gene encoding zinc finger and SCAN domain-containing protein 2-like isoform X4, coding for MLCSDHFTEDCFDRTSLSVVRLREYAVPSVFPTFPDHLKKKVERLKNQHEKDFKLRYELENQKKRECLNSSELCYKMDTKNLEKSQIIKQEIFPPNVCRICANICDRLVPIFGDRAKEKGLVTKIHTHLPIMVTVQDALPVNICEDCLGKLNVCHNIVNTCLNADTTLKCMFGLPSEQAEEVFPESDTIRQPVPALSETAVTRPVLVPSSASVGSTPVIPNGSLQAESSTTVTGRAPVKQASAKRAEPTSGEVYSHETSDAQVVGGKACPQRREGDRLFPGTRRGVQLERQYVCPTCGKAFRDGSALHHHQDIHRDIKYTCKECGKVYGNRSGLYWHAWTHRNATFLCPVCGELVRKGSSVYTHKMKHARACHWCGEKFSDWEMLKAHKRLRHKNCPNKCTCCAKQSANTDRKSDVLSSPCKDWWECEFCGCAFARQSALSIHMTRKHRCHHCMQCFKDKYELSAHERTHMREGNAEDEDDKPHSVASAQDSYTVFTCDGCGEVFFHVHRYCRHRAECKSLQNWECHICGKVLSDSFGVMVHKQVHSSRKPYRCHFCNKRFGFVNLLKKHSIISHPVLW